From Erythrobacter sp. YJ-T3-07:
GCGCGCCGGGCAGCACGTCGCCCACCTCCTCGCCCTCGGCCAGATCGCGTGGCGGCTCGCCCTTGAGGTAGCGCCAGCCCTGATGCGCGCGTTTGGGCTGCGGGTAGACCGGGATCAGCCGCGGTTCGAGGTCGATCGACCAGCGCGAGCCTCCGTCTGTCTCGCTGAAGCCGAGGATTTCGCTGCGTGCGACGAGGTTGTGCTGGTGGATCCAGAACAGCGACCCGCCGATGCATTCCTCCCACCGCGTCGGGCGATAGCGCGTGGTGAGGTTGGGGCTGCGCCGGTTGGCGTACCAGCTTTCGAGGTCGGCAAAGCTCTGCGCGCCGAACGCGATCTTGGTCAGGTTGAGCGGCATGGGGGGGAGGTAGGTATTGAGCGACGCATTTGAAGTTCCGTTCGTGGTAAGCCTGTCGACCCGCGAACGGAGCGCGGCGTTCGCCTTTCAAGCTCAGGACGAACGGGGCAGCGTGCGAAATCTCTCCAGCCAACGCAGTTGGGTGAGGGTGAAGAGGGCGCCTGTCACCCTCATCCAGGCTTCGGTAGCTCGCAGCGCGAGCAACCTGCGCCATCCTTCTCCCGTCGAGGGAGAAGGATCAGGAAACCAACCCACTCACCACGGCCAGCCCCAGGAACGCGAAGAAGCCCATCGAATCGGTCACCATCGTCACGAACACCGATGACGCGACCGCCGGGTCCTGCTTCGCGCGCTCGAACAGCACGGGGACGAGCACGCCCGCCAGCCCTGCCGTCACCACGTTGATGACCATCGCGAGCGCGATCACGCCGCCCAGCTTCCAGTCGAACACCAGCGCGGTCGCGATGCCGACCAGCACCGCGATGGTCACGCCGTTGAGGATCGCGACGCGCATCTCGCGCCATAATATCCTGCCGGTATTGGCGCGGGTCAGCTGGTTGGTGGCGATCGCGCGGACCGTCACCGCCATGGTCTGCGTGCCGGCATTGCCGCCGATGCTGGCGACGATCGGCATCAGGATCGCGAGCGCCACCAGCTGCTCGATCGCGGCACCGAAGGCCGCGATGATAAGGCTGGCGACAAGCGCGGTGCCCAGATTCGCGACCAGCCAGCGCACGCGGCTGGAGAAGGCCTCGCGAATCGGCTCGTTGATGTCGCCGTCGCCCGCACCCGAGAGCAGCAGGGCATCCTCGCCCGCTTCTTCGGAGATGATGTGGACCACGTCGTCGACCGTCATCTGGCCGACCAGCCGCCCGGTTCCGTCGATCACCGCGGCGGAGATCAGCGCGTATTTCTGGAACATCAGCGCGACCTCTTCCTGATCCATCAGGACCGGAATCACGGTCTGGTCGCGCTTCATCACGTCGGTCAGCGCGACCTGGCGCGGAGTGGTCAGAATCCAGCTGAGCGCACAGGTGCCGACCGGGTGGTGCGCCTCGTCGACCACGAAGACTTCGAAGAAATCGCCCAGCAGCGTGCCGTGGACGCGCAGGTAGTCGATCAGGTCGCCGACGGTGAAATGCTCGGGCACCGCGACGAATTCGCGGCTCATCAGGCGGCCGGCGGTCTCTTCCGGGTAGGACAGCGCGCTTTCGATCGCGGCGCGGTCCTCCGCGTCCATCTCGGCGAGGACGGCTTCGCGCTCGTCCGCGCCCATGTCCTCGATCATCTGGACCGCGTCGTCGGTTTCCAGCTGCTCCGCGATCAGGGCCACTGCCTCGGCGGGCATGCCCTCCATCATTTCTTCGCGAACCCAGTCGTTCAGCTCGGCGACGACCTCGCTGGTCATCAGGTCGCTGATCGCGATGGTCAGCTCGGCGCGCTGGTCGTTGTCGAGCAGTTCGAGCAGGTCGGCGACGTCGGCCGGGTGCAGCGGCTCGACCAGTTCGTAGAGTTCGCCGCGCCGGTCTTCCTCCAGCGCGGTGCGCACCGCGCGGAGATATTCGGGCTTGAGGCGGTTTTCCTCGTCGTGCCGCTCGTCATCCACGCGGTCGTCGGGGCGGCCCCCTTCGTGGGTATCGTCCTCGGCTGCCAGACCGGCAGGGTCGATCGTTTCGTCGAGGAGAGGATCGGCGCTCATGCCTGTGCGCCCCTAAGCGGATGCGGGGCAAAAGCAAGTCGCAGACGCCGCGCAGGGTGACAGGCGCGCGCGCTGCCGCTAGCCGGGCGGCAAGGCAAATTTGCAAGGAGATTCCCCATGGCCGAGAAACTGACCCTCACGCTCGACACCGGCGACGGCGAAAACAAGGACGTCGTCATCAAGCTGCGCCCCGATCTGGCGCCCGGCCATGTCGAGCGGATTACTGAACTGGCCAAGGATGGCTTCTACGACGGCGTGGTGTTCCACCGCGTGATCCCCGGCTTCATGGCGCAGGGCGGCGACCCGACCGGAACCGGCATGGGCGGCAGCGACAAGCCCGACCTGAAGGCCGAGTTCAACAGCGAGCCGCACACCCGCGGCACCTGCTCGATGGCGCGCACCCAGGTGCCCGACAGCGCGAACAGCCAGTTCTTCATCTGCTTCAACGACGCCGAATTCCTCGACGGCCAGTACACCGTGTGGGGCCAGGTCGAAAGCGGCATGGACCATGTCGACGCGCTGCCCAAGGGCGAGCCGCCCGCACAGCCGGGCAAGATCGTGAAGGCGAGCGTTTCGTAAAAGAACCCCATTCCAGCGCGAGCTGGATTCGTTGGCCACCAGGCCTGACGTAGGAAAGGGCCCCCTCTTCGCGAGGTGGGCCCTTTTTGATTGTGCCGGGCTTAGAGCCCGGCCTTGACCAGCCAGTCGTGGAACATGCGCACGGGGCGCTCTTCCAGCGCGCCGGGCTTGCACACGAACCAGTAGGAATAGGGGCTCTCGACCTCCGCGTCGTAGAGGTTGACCAGCCGGTTGTCGGCCGCGCGGCGGCGGTGGTCGTCGTGCATGATCGCGATGCCCAGACCCTGCGCCGCGGCGGCGAGCATCAGCTGGCCCGAATCATAGTGATCGATCGCGGCGGGCTCCAGATCGGTGAGATCGAGCGCCGCCTTCCACGCGGTGAAGCTTTCGGGCAGCCCGTTGTGGATCAGGAAGGTCTGCCGCGCGAGCAGGCCCGCATCGGGCGTGTCGCCCAGCGTCGCCGCCAGTTCGGCATTGGTGATCGCGTGAACCTTGTTCTCGTCCAGCCGCACCGCGTGCAAGCCGGCGCTGGGCCGGTTCGAGAGGATGATCGCCGCGTCCAGCGTATCGCCCACCCGGTCTTCCAGATGGGGGCCGGTGTCGATGTCGATATGCAGGATCGGGTGCAGCCGCCGCAGCTCGGCAAGGCGCGGGAACAGCCGCTGGGTGCCGAACAGCGGCAGGACGCCCAGGTGCAGCCGCAGCAGGCTGGTGCTTTCCGACTGGCCTTCCACCGCGCGGGCAAGCGCTTCGAAATGCGGCAGCACCGCCTCGTGGAACGCCGCGCCCTCGTCGGTCAGCTGCATCGCCTGGCGGGCGCGGGTGAACAGCTTCTTGCCGATGAACTCTTCCAGCGTGGCGATCCGCCGGCTGAGCGCCGAGGGGCTCAGTCCGAGCTGGTTCGCCGCCGCACGGGCGGAGCCCAGACGGACGGTGTGCATGAACGCTTCGAGCGAGCGCAACGGGGGGAGGCGGCGGTTGACCATCAGGGCGACCTTGGCAGGATGCCGGGGCGCGCAAAAGCCCTATTTTTGGCAAGTTGCCGGGGCATGGCGCTGCGCGAGCCTACTCCTCCTCGCTGGCATCCTCGCGCGCGTGCAGGCGGACCTTCTTCACGTGGGTTTCGTCGCCTTCGATCACCTCGATCGTCCAGCCATTGGGATGCTCCACGCTGGCGCCGACCTGGGGCACCTGTTCGGCGAGGATGAAGGTCAGGCCGCCCATCGTATCGACCGATTCCTCCACCTCGGCCAGCGCCGGGTCGATCCGCTTGGCGATATCCTCCAGCTCGGCGCGGGCGTCGATCTCCCACACGCCGTCGCCGATCGGGGTGATCCAGTCCTCCCGCTCGTCGTCGTGCTCGTCCTCGATCTCGCCGACGATCTCCTCGACCAGATCCTCGATCGTGATGATCCCGTCGGTGCCGGAGAACTCGTCGACCACGATCGCGAGGTGCATGCGCTTCGCGCGCATGTCGGCCAGCACGTCGAGCGCGCCGCGGCTCTGCGGCACGTAGAGCGGCTGGCGCATCAGCGTCGTCCACTCGGACGGGGCCGGCTTGCCGCCGGTGAGGAAGGGGAACACGTCCTTGATGTGGATCATCCCGATCACATCGTCGAGCTGTTCGCGATAGACCGGCAGGCGCGAATGGCCGTGTTCGGTGAACACCTCCAGCAGTTCCTCCCACGAAGCGCCCGCTTCCACCGCCACGATTTCGCCGCGCGGGATCGCCACGTCGTCCGCATCGTGTTCGCTGAAATGGAGGAGATTGCGCAGCATCTCGCGCTCTTCGCGCGACAGGTCGCCGTCGTCGTGCGAATCGCCGCCGTGGGCCTCTTCCTCGCCCTCCTCGCGATCGCGTTCGTTGATTGCGTCCTCGATCTCGCGCCGGAGGCTGCGTTCGCTGCCCTGGCCGTTCAAGAACTTGCGCATGGCGAGCCAGAGCCCGCCTCTACTGTCCGCGTCTCCCGCGCCAGCAGACTTGTCGCTATCGTTTTCGGGCATGGCCCTGAAATGCTCTCCTGTTTCTCAAGCGTCACCATATGGGTCGGGCAGGCCCAGCAGTGCAAGCGCCTTCACCTCCAGCGCCTCCATTTCCTGTGCGTCCGCTGGCGAGATTTCGTGATCGAGCCCGGCCAGATGGAGCAGGCCGTGGACCACCAGATGGCT
This genomic window contains:
- a CDS encoding DUF1489 family protein; amino-acid sequence: MPLNLTKIAFGAQSFADLESWYANRRSPNLTTRYRPTRWEECIGGSLFWIHQHNLVARSEILGFSETDGGSRWSIDLEPRLIPVYPQPKRAHQGWRYLKGEPPRDLAEGEEVGDVLPGALATKLQRLGLI
- the mgtE gene encoding magnesium transporter, which translates into the protein MSADPLLDETIDPAGLAAEDDTHEGGRPDDRVDDERHDEENRLKPEYLRAVRTALEEDRRGELYELVEPLHPADVADLLELLDNDQRAELTIAISDLMTSEVVAELNDWVREEMMEGMPAEAVALIAEQLETDDAVQMIEDMGADEREAVLAEMDAEDRAAIESALSYPEETAGRLMSREFVAVPEHFTVGDLIDYLRVHGTLLGDFFEVFVVDEAHHPVGTCALSWILTTPRQVALTDVMKRDQTVIPVLMDQEEVALMFQKYALISAAVIDGTGRLVGQMTVDDVVHIISEEAGEDALLLSGAGDGDINEPIREAFSSRVRWLVANLGTALVASLIIAAFGAAIEQLVALAILMPIVASIGGNAGTQTMAVTVRAIATNQLTRANTGRILWREMRVAILNGVTIAVLVGIATALVFDWKLGGVIALAMVINVVTAGLAGVLVPVLFERAKQDPAVASSVFVTMVTDSMGFFAFLGLAVVSGLVS
- a CDS encoding peptidylprolyl isomerase, coding for MAEKLTLTLDTGDGENKDVVIKLRPDLAPGHVERITELAKDGFYDGVVFHRVIPGFMAQGGDPTGTGMGGSDKPDLKAEFNSEPHTRGTCSMARTQVPDSANSQFFICFNDAEFLDGQYTVWGQVESGMDHVDALPKGEPPAQPGKIVKASVS
- a CDS encoding LysR substrate-binding domain-containing protein; this encodes MVNRRLPPLRSLEAFMHTVRLGSARAAANQLGLSPSALSRRIATLEEFIGKKLFTRARQAMQLTDEGAAFHEAVLPHFEALARAVEGQSESTSLLRLHLGVLPLFGTQRLFPRLAELRRLHPILHIDIDTGPHLEDRVGDTLDAAIILSNRPSAGLHAVRLDENKVHAITNAELAATLGDTPDAGLLARQTFLIHNGLPESFTAWKAALDLTDLEPAAIDHYDSGQLMLAAAAQGLGIAIMHDDHRRRAADNRLVNLYDAEVESPYSYWFVCKPGALEERPVRMFHDWLVKAGL
- a CDS encoding hemolysin family protein, whose protein sequence is MPENDSDKSAGAGDADSRGGLWLAMRKFLNGQGSERSLRREIEDAINERDREEGEEEAHGGDSHDDGDLSREEREMLRNLLHFSEHDADDVAIPRGEIVAVEAGASWEELLEVFTEHGHSRLPVYREQLDDVIGMIHIKDVFPFLTGGKPAPSEWTTLMRQPLYVPQSRGALDVLADMRAKRMHLAIVVDEFSGTDGIITIEDLVEEIVGEIEDEHDDEREDWITPIGDGVWEIDARAELEDIAKRIDPALAEVEESVDTMGGLTFILAEQVPQVGASVEHPNGWTIEVIEGDETHVKKVRLHAREDASEEE